A window of the Bradyrhizobium diazoefficiens genome harbors these coding sequences:
- a CDS encoding outer membrane protein — MKTCALAAVGLFALGAVAPAGAADLPLYKAPVAPLAALEWTGVYGGINGGGGLGHACWSVVAVSGVPIDPAVGEGCHNASGGTVGAQLGYRWQKAHWVLGVEAQGNWADFKGNNVSLVLAPLNNRTRIDSFGLFTGQLGYTVNSLLFYGKAGAAVAHDKYDEFIPGVGVVSNTLSQTRWGYSAGFGVEYAFAENWSIGGEYDHLFLGHHGGDLASSILVPPGRTERIGQDVDIGLIRVNYRWGGPVVAKY; from the coding sequence ATGAAAACTTGCGCGCTGGCCGCGGTCGGCTTGTTCGCACTCGGCGCAGTCGCGCCGGCCGGTGCCGCGGATCTCCCGCTCTATAAGGCGCCGGTGGCACCGCTAGCCGCCCTCGAATGGACCGGCGTTTACGGCGGCATCAATGGTGGCGGCGGCCTCGGCCATGCCTGCTGGAGCGTTGTTGCCGTCAGCGGTGTTCCGATCGATCCGGCCGTCGGCGAAGGCTGCCACAATGCCAGCGGCGGCACGGTCGGTGCCCAGCTCGGCTATCGCTGGCAGAAGGCGCACTGGGTTCTCGGCGTCGAAGCCCAGGGTAACTGGGCCGACTTCAAAGGCAACAATGTCAGCCTGGTGCTGGCGCCCCTGAACAACCGGACCAGGATCGACAGCTTTGGTCTGTTCACCGGCCAGCTCGGCTACACCGTGAACAGCCTGCTGTTCTACGGCAAGGCCGGCGCCGCCGTCGCGCACGACAAATACGACGAGTTCATTCCGGGCGTCGGCGTCGTGTCCAACACGCTCAGCCAGACCCGCTGGGGCTACAGCGCGGGCTTCGGCGTGGAATACGCCTTTGCGGAGAACTGGTCGATCGGCGGTGAGTACGACCATCTGTTCCTCGGCCATCACGGCGGCGATCTCGCCAGCAGTATCCTCGTTCCGCCGGGACGCACCGAGCGGATTGGCCAGGACGTCGATATCGGGCTGATCCGCGTCAACTACCGCTGGGGCGGCCCGGTCGTCGCCAAATACTGA
- the gyrA gene encoding DNA gyrase subunit A, translating to MADDDNKKPGDEPERSDIRPVSIFEEMKKSYLDYAMSVIVARALPDARDGLKPVHRRILYSMNEQGHTPDKKYVKSARVVGDVIGKYHPHGDQSIYDAMVRMAQDFSMRVPLIDGQGNFGSVDGDPPAAYRYTEARLTKAALALLADIDKDTVDFQPNYDNNETEPSVLPAKFPNLLVNGAGGIAVGMATNIPPHNLGEVIDACVALIDNPALTIDELINIVPGPDFPTGGVILGRAGIRAAYHLGRGSIVMRGKVAIETIRKEREALIITEIPYQVNKATMVERIAELVKEKKIEGIGDLRDESDREGYRVVIELKRDAVPDVVLNQLYRFTPLQTSFGVNMVALDSGRPRIMHLKDLLAIFVDFRERVVTRRTKYLLAKARDRAHILVGLAIAVANIDEMIRVIRTSPDPTTARDTLMSRDWPARDVEDMLTLIDDPRHRISEDGTIRLSMEQARAILDLRLQRLTALGRDEIRDELDKLAGEIADYLDILRSRERVLGIIKTELAEVKAEFATPRRTVIMEQEGEVEDEDLIQREDMVVTVSHAGYVKRVPLSAYRAQRRGGKGRAGMQTRDEDFVSRLFVASTHTPVLFFSSRGQVYKEKVWRLPMAAPNARGKALINILPLEQGERITTIMPLPEDESTWANLDVMFATTGGNVRRNKLSDFVDVRRSGIIAMKLDDNEAIVDVQICTERDDVLLTGAGGQCIRFAVPDVRVFTGRTSMGVRGIALGDGDKVISLAILRHVETTSDERSAYLKMRRAVAGEAATEEAAVDAEAEETSGSFQLPQERYAEMSAAEQVVLTVSVNGYGKRTSSYEYRTTGRGGKGIVAMSVNNRNGNLVASFPVEDADQIMLVTDKGQLIRCPVEGIRIAGRSTQGVIVFDTAEDEHVVSVEHITEEAESGNGANGE from the coding sequence TTGGCCGACGACGACAACAAGAAGCCCGGCGATGAGCCGGAGCGCTCGGATATTCGCCCCGTCTCCATCTTCGAGGAGATGAAGAAGTCGTATCTCGACTACGCCATGAGCGTGATCGTGGCGCGCGCGCTGCCTGATGCCCGCGACGGTCTGAAGCCGGTGCATCGCCGCATCCTCTACTCGATGAACGAGCAGGGGCACACGCCCGACAAGAAGTACGTCAAATCCGCCCGCGTGGTCGGCGACGTCATCGGTAAGTATCACCCGCACGGCGACCAGTCGATCTACGACGCCATGGTCCGCATGGCGCAGGACTTCTCGATGCGCGTGCCGCTGATCGACGGCCAGGGCAATTTCGGTTCCGTCGACGGCGATCCCCCAGCCGCCTATCGTTACACCGAAGCGCGCCTGACCAAGGCGGCGCTGGCGCTGTTGGCCGATATCGACAAGGACACCGTCGACTTCCAGCCGAACTACGACAACAACGAGACCGAGCCGTCGGTTCTTCCGGCCAAGTTCCCGAACCTTCTGGTCAACGGTGCGGGCGGCATCGCGGTCGGCATGGCGACCAACATCCCGCCGCACAATCTCGGCGAAGTCATCGACGCCTGCGTTGCGTTGATCGACAACCCCGCACTGACCATCGACGAGCTCATCAACATCGTGCCGGGACCGGATTTCCCGACCGGCGGCGTCATTCTCGGACGGGCGGGCATCCGCGCCGCCTATCACCTCGGCCGTGGCTCGATCGTCATGCGCGGCAAGGTCGCGATCGAGACCATCCGCAAGGAGCGCGAGGCGCTCATCATCACCGAGATTCCCTACCAGGTGAACAAGGCGACGATGGTCGAGCGCATCGCCGAGCTGGTCAAGGAAAAGAAGATCGAGGGCATCGGCGACCTGCGCGATGAATCGGACCGCGAAGGCTATCGCGTCGTGATCGAATTGAAACGCGACGCCGTGCCGGATGTGGTGCTGAACCAGTTGTATCGGTTCACGCCGCTGCAGACGAGCTTCGGCGTCAACATGGTGGCCCTCGACAGCGGCCGTCCGCGGATCATGCATCTGAAGGACCTGCTGGCCATCTTCGTCGACTTCCGTGAACGGGTCGTCACGCGGCGCACCAAGTATCTGCTCGCCAAGGCGCGCGATCGCGCCCATATCCTGGTCGGTCTGGCGATCGCGGTCGCCAATATCGACGAGATGATCCGCGTCATCCGGACCTCACCCGACCCGACCACCGCGCGCGACACCCTGATGTCGCGCGACTGGCCGGCCCGGGACGTCGAGGACATGCTGACGCTGATCGACGATCCACGCCACCGCATCAGCGAGGACGGCACGATCCGGCTGTCGATGGAACAGGCGAGAGCCATTCTCGATCTGCGCCTCCAACGCCTCACCGCGCTTGGCCGTGACGAAATCCGCGACGAGCTCGACAAGCTCGCCGGTGAGATCGCCGACTATCTCGACATCCTACGCTCGCGCGAGCGCGTGCTGGGGATCATCAAGACCGAGCTCGCCGAGGTGAAGGCCGAGTTCGCCACGCCGCGCCGCACCGTGATCATGGAGCAGGAAGGCGAGGTCGAGGACGAGGACCTGATCCAGCGTGAGGACATGGTCGTCACCGTGTCCCACGCCGGCTACGTCAAGCGCGTGCCGCTGTCGGCCTATCGGGCGCAACGCCGCGGCGGCAAGGGCCGCGCCGGCATGCAGACCCGCGACGAGGATTTCGTCAGCCGTCTGTTCGTGGCCTCCACGCATACTCCGGTGCTGTTCTTCTCGTCCCGCGGCCAGGTCTACAAGGAGAAGGTCTGGCGGCTGCCGATGGCGGCGCCGAACGCGCGCGGCAAGGCGCTGATCAACATCCTGCCGCTGGAGCAGGGCGAGCGCATCACCACTATCATGCCGCTGCCGGAGGATGAGTCGACCTGGGCCAACCTCGACGTGATGTTCGCCACGACAGGCGGTAACGTCCGGCGCAACAAGCTGTCCGACTTCGTCGACGTCCGCCGCTCCGGCATCATCGCCATGAAGCTCGACGACAACGAGGCAATCGTCGACGTGCAGATCTGCACCGAGCGCGACGACGTGCTGCTGACCGGCGCCGGCGGCCAGTGCATCCGCTTCGCTGTCCCTGACGTGCGCGTGTTCACCGGGCGCACCTCGATGGGCGTGCGCGGCATCGCGCTTGGCGACGGCGACAAGGTGATTTCGCTGGCGATCCTGCGCCATGTCGAGACCACTTCGGACGAGCGGTCGGCCTACCTGAAGATGCGCCGCGCCGTCGCTGGCGAAGCCGCGACGGAAGAGGCTGCGGTGGACGCCGAGGCCGAGGAAACCTCCGGCAGCTTCCAGCTCCCGCAGGAGCGCTATGCCGAGATGTCGGCGGCCGAGCAGGTCGTGCTGACCGTCTCCGTCAACGGCTATGGCAAGCGGACCTCGTCCTACGAGTACCGCACCACGGGTCGCGGCGGCAAAGGCATCGTCGCCATGAGCGTCAACAATCGCAACGGCAATCTCGTCGCGTCCTTCCCCGTTGAGGATGCGGATCAAATCATGCTGGTCACCGACAAGGGCCAGCTGATCCGCTGCCCGGTCGAAGGCATCCGCATCGCCGGCCGCTCGACCCAGGGCGTGATCGTGTTCGACACCGCTGAGGACGAGCACGTGGTGTCGGTCGAGCACATCACGGAAGAGGCCGAGAGCGGAAACGGGGCGAATGGCGAATAG
- a CDS encoding outer membrane protein: protein MKKIFLASACLLALTGAASAADLAARPYTKAPVAVASVYNWTGFYIGANAGGGSSHNCWDTTSVGGAAVPTTSEGCHDATGALAGGQIGYRWQSAAWVFGVEAQGDWADLKGSNTSTPAAFFPLVNNTKIDAIGLFTGQVGYAWNNVLWYVKGGAAVTHNKFSGTLAGVTFGEATETRWGGVVGTGIEFGFAPNWSVAIEYDHLFMGKHSDSFTAFGLPFRTDSIKQDVDMGTVRLNYTFGGPVVAKY from the coding sequence ATGAAAAAGATTTTCTTGGCTTCGGCCTGTCTGCTCGCCCTCACTGGCGCCGCTTCGGCTGCCGATCTGGCGGCTCGCCCCTACACCAAGGCTCCGGTGGCCGTGGCTTCCGTCTACAATTGGACCGGCTTCTACATCGGCGCCAATGCCGGTGGCGGCTCGAGCCACAATTGCTGGGACACGACCAGCGTCGGCGGTGCTGCCGTCCCCACGACGAGCGAGGGTTGCCATGATGCGACCGGCGCTCTCGCCGGCGGTCAAATCGGTTATCGGTGGCAGTCCGCCGCTTGGGTGTTCGGCGTCGAAGCGCAGGGTGATTGGGCTGATCTGAAGGGCTCGAACACAAGCACGCCGGCCGCTTTTTTCCCGCTGGTGAACAATACCAAGATCGACGCCATCGGCCTCTTCACCGGTCAAGTCGGTTACGCTTGGAACAACGTGCTCTGGTACGTGAAGGGCGGCGCGGCCGTCACCCACAACAAGTTCAGCGGCACTCTGGCCGGCGTCACGTTCGGCGAGGCGACCGAGACCCGTTGGGGTGGCGTCGTCGGCACGGGCATCGAGTTCGGTTTCGCGCCGAACTGGTCGGTGGCGATCGAATACGACCACCTGTTCATGGGCAAGCACAGCGACAGCTTCACTGCGTTTGGCCTGCCCTTCCGCACGGACAGCATCAAGCAGGATGTGGATATGGGCACCGTCCGCCTGAACTACACCTTCGGTGGCCCGGTCGTCGCCAAGTACTGA
- a CDS encoding outer membrane protein has translation MKKILFSTIGMVVFGLSAPASAADLAARPYTKAPAPMIATIYDWSGFYIGINGGGGSSRNCWDFVTPVAGALITDGCHNATGGTVGGQVGYRWQSSQWVFGFEGQGNWADFSGSNISPTALGQENRSRIDAFGLITGQIGYAWNNVLVYVKGGGAVVADKYDLAVAPGFVGAGGIFGSARETRWGGTVGAGLEFGFTPNWSVGVEYDHIFLGHRNVDFTLGGAFVQTERIGQDVDMGLVRLNYRWGGPMIAKY, from the coding sequence ATGAAGAAAATTCTGTTTAGTACTATCGGTATGGTTGTGTTTGGCCTGTCCGCGCCCGCGAGCGCGGCGGATCTTGCGGCGCGTCCCTACACCAAAGCGCCGGCGCCGATGATCGCCACCATCTACGACTGGAGCGGCTTCTACATCGGCATCAACGGCGGTGGCGGATCGAGCCGCAATTGCTGGGACTTCGTGACGCCGGTAGCAGGCGCGCTGATCACCGACGGCTGCCATAACGCAACCGGCGGCACGGTGGGTGGCCAGGTCGGCTATCGCTGGCAGTCCAGCCAGTGGGTGTTTGGCTTCGAAGGCCAAGGCAACTGGGCGGACTTCAGCGGAAGCAATATTAGCCCGACGGCCCTGGGTCAGGAGAACCGTTCAAGGATCGATGCCTTCGGCCTGATTACAGGCCAAATCGGCTATGCGTGGAACAACGTCTTGGTCTACGTGAAAGGCGGCGGCGCGGTCGTGGCCGACAAGTACGACCTCGCCGTCGCACCTGGATTCGTGGGTGCAGGCGGCATCTTTGGTTCGGCCCGCGAAACTCGATGGGGCGGAACGGTTGGCGCAGGTCTCGAATTTGGCTTCACCCCGAACTGGTCGGTTGGCGTCGAGTACGACCACATTTTCCTTGGCCATCGTAACGTCGATTTCACCTTGGGCGGGGCTTTCGTCCAGACCGAACGGATCGGCCAGGACGTCGATATGGGCCTCGTCCGCCTGAACTACCGCTGGGGCGGCCCGATGATCGCGAAGTACTGA
- a CDS encoding single-stranded DNA-binding protein, with amino-acid sequence MAGSVNKVILVGNLGKDPEIRRTQDGRPIANLSIATSETWRDKNSGERKEKTEWHRVVIFNEGLCKVAEQYLKKGAKVYIEGALQTRKWTDQSGVEKYSTEVVLQGFNSTLTMLDGRGGGGGGGSFGDEPGGDFGSSGPVSSAPRRAVAAGTGGGRNNDMDDDIPF; translated from the coding sequence ATGGCGGGAAGCGTCAACAAGGTCATTCTGGTTGGAAATCTCGGCAAGGATCCCGAAATCCGCCGCACCCAGGACGGGCGGCCGATCGCGAATCTGAGCATCGCCACATCGGAGACCTGGCGCGACAAGAACAGCGGCGAACGCAAGGAAAAGACCGAGTGGCATCGCGTGGTAATCTTCAATGAAGGTCTCTGCAAGGTCGCCGAGCAGTACCTGAAGAAGGGCGCCAAGGTTTACATCGAGGGCGCGCTCCAGACCCGCAAATGGACCGACCAGAGCGGCGTGGAGAAGTACTCCACCGAGGTCGTGCTCCAAGGCTTCAACTCGACCCTGACGATGCTCGACGGCCGCGGCGGTGGCGGGGGAGGCGGCAGCTTCGGCGACGAGCCGGGCGGCGATTTCGGCTCCTCCGGTCCCGTCAGCAGCGCACCGCGCCGTGCCGTGGCCGCAGGCACCGGCGGTGGCCGCAACAACGACATGGACGACGACATCCCGTTCTGA
- the uvrA gene encoding excinuclease ABC subunit UvrA, protein MDEVIKAKRQQQNAGSHLRAITIRGAREHNLKNIDVEIPRDKLVVFTGLSGSGKSSLAFDTIYAEGQRRYVESLSAYARQFLEMMQKPDVDQIDGLSPAISIEQKTTSKNPRSTVGTVTEIYDYMRLLWARVGVPYSPATGLPIESQTVSQMVDRVLALPEGTRLYLLAPVVRGRKGEYRKELAEWLKKGFQRVKIDGTFYELAEAPVLDKKFPHDIDVVVDRIVVRADIGQRLAESFETALKLAEGLAVVEFADAPAAAPVEEKKKTAKIHDKSGPERILFSEKFACPVSGFTIPEIEPRLFSFNNPYGACPACGGLGVEQHVDEDLVIPDKELAIGKGAIAPWAKSSSPYYTQTLTALGKHYKFTLTSKWKDLPKKTRDAILHGSGEDEIKFSYEDGVRSYDTKKPFEGVITNINRRYRETESEWAREELAKYFHDVPCGACNGFRLKPEALCVRIGGKHIGEISELSVKGAGAWFETVPEALNAQQNEIAGRILKEIRERLTFLLDVGLNYLTLSRSSGTLSGGESQRIRLASQIGSGLTGVLYVLDEPSIGLHQRDNARLLDTLKRLRDLGNTVIVVEHDEDAILLADHVLDIGPGAGMHGGHIIAEGTPAEIMRNPKSLTGKYLTGELEVEVPERRPPNHRRTIKVVNARGNNLKNVTAEIPLGLFTAVTGVSGGGKSTLLIDTLYKAIARKLNNASEGAAPHDRIEGLEHIDKIIDIDQSPIGRTPRSNPATYTGAFTPIREWFAGLPEAKARGYEPGRFSFNVKGGRCEACQGDGVIKIEMHFLPDVYVTCDVCKGKRYNRETLEVLFKGKSIADVLDMTVEEAAEFFKAVPRVRETFQTLHRVGLDYIHVGQQATTLSGGEAQRVKLAKELSKRATGRTLYILDEPTTGLHFHDVKKLLEVLHELVAQGNTVVVIEHNLEVIKTADWVIDLGPEGGDGGGEIVAWGPPEDIVKAQRSYTGKFLEPVLKKARKPKRRSTSEAAE, encoded by the coding sequence ATGGATGAAGTGATCAAGGCGAAGCGCCAACAGCAGAACGCGGGGTCACACCTGCGCGCAATTACGATCCGTGGCGCGCGCGAGCACAACCTCAAGAACATCGACGTCGAGATTCCCCGCGACAAGCTCGTGGTGTTCACCGGCCTCTCCGGCTCCGGCAAATCGTCGCTCGCCTTCGACACCATCTACGCCGAAGGCCAGCGCCGCTATGTCGAGTCGCTCTCGGCCTATGCACGCCAGTTCCTGGAGATGATGCAGAAGCCTGATGTCGACCAGATCGACGGCCTGTCGCCGGCAATCTCGATCGAACAGAAGACGACGTCGAAGAACCCGCGCTCCACCGTCGGCACCGTCACAGAGATTTACGACTACATGCGCCTGCTCTGGGCGCGCGTCGGCGTGCCCTATTCGCCCGCGACCGGACTTCCGATCGAGAGCCAGACCGTCTCGCAGATGGTCGACCGCGTGCTGGCGCTGCCCGAAGGCACTCGCCTCTATCTGCTCGCGCCTGTCGTGCGTGGCCGCAAGGGCGAGTACCGCAAAGAGCTTGCCGAATGGCTCAAGAAGGGCTTTCAGCGCGTCAAGATCGACGGCACCTTTTACGAGCTTGCGGAAGCGCCTGTTCTCGACAAGAAATTCCCGCACGACATCGACGTCGTCGTCGACCGCATCGTGGTGCGCGCCGACATCGGCCAGCGCCTCGCCGAAAGTTTTGAGACCGCACTGAAGCTCGCCGAGGGCCTCGCCGTGGTCGAGTTTGCCGACGCGCCTGCGGCGGCGCCGGTCGAGGAGAAAAAGAAGACCGCAAAAATCCACGACAAGAGCGGCCCCGAGCGGATCCTGTTCTCGGAAAAGTTTGCCTGTCCAGTGTCCGGCTTCACCATCCCCGAGATCGAGCCGCGCCTGTTCTCGTTCAACAACCCCTACGGCGCGTGCCCGGCCTGCGGCGGCCTCGGCGTCGAGCAGCATGTCGATGAAGACCTCGTCATCCCCGACAAGGAGCTCGCGATCGGCAAGGGCGCGATCGCGCCCTGGGCCAAATCGTCGTCGCCCTATTACACGCAGACGCTGACCGCGCTCGGCAAGCACTACAAGTTCACGCTGACCAGCAAGTGGAAGGATCTGCCCAAGAAGACGAGAGACGCGATCCTCCATGGCTCCGGCGAGGACGAGATCAAGTTCTCCTACGAGGACGGCGTCCGTTCCTACGACACCAAGAAGCCGTTCGAAGGCGTCATCACCAATATCAACCGCCGCTACCGCGAAACCGAGAGCGAGTGGGCGCGCGAGGAGCTGGCGAAATACTTCCACGACGTGCCCTGCGGCGCCTGCAACGGTTTCCGGCTCAAGCCCGAGGCGCTCTGCGTCAGAATCGGCGGCAAGCATATCGGCGAGATTTCTGAGCTGTCCGTCAAGGGCGCCGGCGCGTGGTTCGAAACTGTGCCGGAAGCGCTGAACGCGCAGCAGAACGAGATTGCCGGACGCATCCTCAAGGAGATCCGCGAACGCCTCACCTTCCTGCTCGACGTCGGCCTCAACTATCTCACCCTCTCCCGCTCCTCCGGCACGCTGTCCGGCGGCGAGAGCCAGCGCATCCGCCTGGCCTCGCAGATCGGCTCGGGCCTGACGGGCGTGCTCTACGTGCTGGACGAGCCGTCGATCGGCCTGCACCAGCGCGACAACGCGCGCCTGCTCGACACCCTCAAGCGGCTTCGCGACCTCGGCAACACCGTGATCGTGGTCGAACATGACGAGGATGCCATTCTGCTGGCCGACCACGTGCTCGACATCGGCCCCGGCGCCGGCATGCATGGCGGCCACATCATTGCCGAAGGCACGCCCGCCGAGATCATGCGCAACCCGAAATCGCTGACCGGCAAATATCTCACCGGCGAGCTTGAGGTCGAGGTGCCGGAGCGGCGTCCGCCGAACCATCGCCGCACCATCAAGGTGGTGAACGCGCGCGGCAATAACCTCAAGAACGTCACGGCGGAAATTCCGCTCGGCCTGTTCACCGCCGTCACCGGCGTCTCCGGCGGCGGCAAGTCGACGCTGCTGATCGACACGCTCTACAAGGCCATCGCCCGCAAGCTGAACAACGCCAGCGAAGGCGCAGCCCCGCACGACCGCATCGAGGGTCTCGAGCATATCGACAAGATCATCGACATCGACCAGTCGCCAATCGGCCGCACCCCGCGCTCGAACCCCGCAACCTATACCGGCGCCTTCACGCCGATCCGCGAGTGGTTTGCAGGACTGCCCGAAGCCAAGGCGCGCGGCTACGAGCCCGGCCGTTTCTCCTTCAACGTCAAGGGCGGTCGCTGCGAGGCCTGCCAGGGCGACGGCGTCATCAAGATCGAGATGCACTTCCTGCCGGACGTCTACGTCACTTGCGACGTCTGCAAGGGCAAGCGCTACAACCGCGAGACGCTGGAAGTCCTGTTCAAGGGCAAGAGCATCGCCGATGTGCTCGACATGACCGTCGAGGAAGCCGCCGAGTTCTTCAAGGCGGTGCCGCGCGTGCGCGAGACCTTCCAGACCCTGCACCGCGTCGGCCTCGACTACATCCATGTCGGCCAGCAGGCGACGACGCTCTCGGGCGGCGAAGCCCAGCGCGTCAAGCTCGCCAAGGAATTGTCCAAGCGCGCCACCGGCCGCACGCTCTACATTCTGGACGAGCCGACCACCGGCCTGCACTTCCACGACGTCAAGAAGCTGCTGGAGGTGCTGCACGAGTTGGTCGCGCAAGGCAACACGGTCGTCGTCATCGAGCACAATCTCGAAGTCATCAAGACGGCCGACTGGGTCATCGACCTCGGCCCCGAAGGCGGCGACGGCGGCGGCGAAATCGTCGCCTGGGGCCCGCCGGAGGACATCGTGAAAGCGCAGCGGAGCTATACCGGCAAGTTCCTGGAGCCGGTGCTGAAGAAGGCGCGGAAGCCGAAGCGGCGGAGCACGAGCGAGGCGGCGGAGTAA
- a CDS encoding DUF2306 domain-containing protein encodes MNLAPLLDAAPAIPLHAFAAMAAFVLGIVQFAAPKGTLPHRTFGWIWVALMAVVAASSFWIHQIRLVGPFSPIHLLSIFTLLMLPLAVWRAHTHRVTDHRRIMILLFTGALVVAGLFTLVPGRIMHQVLFGA; translated from the coding sequence ATGAACCTCGCGCCGCTGCTTGACGCTGCTCCGGCGATCCCGCTGCACGCCTTCGCGGCGATGGCGGCCTTCGTGCTTGGTATCGTCCAGTTCGCCGCGCCCAAGGGCACGCTGCCCCATCGGACGTTCGGCTGGATTTGGGTGGCGCTGATGGCCGTGGTGGCGGCCTCGTCGTTCTGGATCCACCAGATCCGCCTGGTCGGGCCGTTCAGCCCGATCCACCTCCTGTCGATCTTCACGCTGCTGATGCTGCCGCTGGCGGTGTGGCGGGCCCACACGCATCGCGTGACCGATCACCGTCGCATCATGATCCTGCTCTTCACCGGTGCGCTGGTCGTGGCGGGACTGTTCACGCTGGTGCCCGGCCGGATCATGCACCAGGTGCTTTTCGGGGCATAA
- a CDS encoding potassium transporter Kup, giving the protein MTMGALGVVYGDIGTSPLYALKEAAKAAARGGTVTPEAVLGVASLILWALLLIISLKYALLILRADNRGEGGIVALLALLHARHAQPGTWRAHLLVVGLIGAALLYGDGAITPAISVLSAIEGLKVDAPSLAPAVVPITIVILVGLFMMQKQGAGFIGRIFGPVMLAWFFVLAALGIHGIVKAPAVLAALSPLYAFDFLIHQDFHVSFAILGAAFLAVTGGEAMYADMGHFGRLPIRLAWFAICLPALVLNYFGQAALLITDPTMIENPFFQLCPDVLHYGLVAFSAVATVIASQAIISGVFSLTQQSIQLGFLPRMQIRHTTSDAIGQIYVPLVNWLLAAATLGAVLSFGTSDALAGAYGIAVSLLMAITTLLAALVAIQWGYSPWLVVAVNGFFFVIDVIFFSANSIKLFEGGWFPLLLAAFVAFLMLTWRSGVKLVEAARGKLRQPEEDLIETAVNKCRARLPGTAVFLASAPNGVPLALTQFVKHNHVLHERVILVTVLIEELPHVADQDRNEVIEIITGITRVILHYGFMQNPTIYEGLTLACRQGKLPGIDLSDITYYVGRETIIPSEDIPGMWVWREGLFAFLQRNAERSAAFFGVPTKQVVEFGTELEI; this is encoded by the coding sequence ATGACCATGGGCGCCCTCGGGGTGGTCTATGGCGATATCGGCACCAGCCCTCTCTACGCCCTGAAGGAAGCCGCCAAGGCAGCCGCCCGTGGCGGTACCGTGACTCCCGAGGCTGTCCTGGGCGTTGCCTCGCTCATCCTCTGGGCGCTGCTGCTGATCATCTCACTGAAATATGCGCTGCTGATCCTGCGCGCGGACAACCGCGGCGAAGGCGGCATCGTCGCGCTATTGGCACTGCTGCACGCCCGTCACGCCCAGCCAGGTACCTGGCGCGCGCATCTCCTGGTGGTCGGCCTGATCGGCGCGGCCCTGCTCTATGGCGACGGCGCGATCACGCCGGCGATCTCGGTGCTCTCAGCCATCGAGGGCCTCAAGGTCGACGCCCCCTCGCTCGCGCCGGCGGTGGTGCCCATCACCATCGTCATCCTGGTCGGCCTGTTCATGATGCAGAAGCAGGGCGCGGGCTTCATCGGCCGCATCTTCGGACCGGTGATGCTGGCCTGGTTCTTCGTGCTCGCCGCGCTCGGCATCCACGGCATCGTCAAGGCGCCCGCCGTGCTGGCGGCGCTCAGCCCGCTCTATGCGTTCGACTTCCTGATCCACCAGGATTTCCACGTCTCCTTCGCGATCCTCGGCGCAGCCTTCCTCGCCGTGACCGGCGGTGAAGCCATGTATGCCGACATGGGGCATTTCGGGCGCCTGCCGATCCGGCTCGCGTGGTTCGCGATCTGCCTGCCGGCGCTGGTGCTGAATTATTTCGGCCAGGCCGCGCTTCTGATCACCGATCCCACGATGATCGAAAATCCGTTCTTCCAGCTCTGCCCGGACGTCCTGCATTACGGACTGGTCGCGTTCTCGGCCGTCGCGACCGTGATCGCCTCGCAGGCGATCATCTCCGGCGTGTTCTCGCTGACCCAGCAATCGATCCAGCTCGGCTTCCTGCCGCGCATGCAGATCCGCCACACCACCAGCGACGCGATCGGCCAGATCTACGTGCCGCTGGTGAACTGGCTGCTCGCCGCCGCAACGCTCGGCGCGGTGCTAAGCTTCGGAACCTCGGATGCACTGGCCGGCGCTTATGGTATCGCGGTGTCGCTGCTGATGGCGATCACCACGCTGCTCGCCGCACTGGTCGCGATCCAGTGGGGCTATTCGCCCTGGCTCGTGGTCGCCGTGAACGGCTTCTTCTTCGTGATCGACGTGATCTTCTTCTCCGCCAACTCGATCAAGCTGTTCGAGGGCGGCTGGTTTCCGCTGCTGCTCGCCGCCTTCGTCGCCTTCCTGATGCTGACCTGGCGCAGCGGTGTGAAGCTGGTCGAGGCCGCGCGCGGAAAGCTGCGTCAACCCGAGGAAGACCTGATCGAGACAGCGGTGAACAAGTGCCGCGCAAGGCTGCCTGGGACTGCGGTATTCCTGGCCTCCGCGCCGAACGGCGTGCCGCTGGCGCTGACGCAGTTCGTCAAGCACAACCACGTGCTGCACGAACGCGTCATCCTCGTCACGGTGCTGATCGAGGAGCTGCCTCACGTTGCCGACCAGGACCGGAACGAGGTGATCGAGATCATCACCGGCATCACCCGCGTGATCCTGCATTACGGCTTCATGCAGAACCCGACGATCTATGAGGGACTGACGCTCGCCTGCCGCCAGGGCAAGCTGCCCGGCATCGACCTCTCCGACATCACCTATTATGTCGGCCGCGAGACCATCATCCCGAGCGAGGACATTCCGGGCATGTGGGTCTGGCGCGAAGGCCTGTTCGCCTTCCTTCAGCGCAACGCCGAACGCTCGGCGGCATTCTTCGGCGTGCCGACCAAGCAGGTCGTGGAGTTCGGCACGGAGCTGGAGATCTAA